In Plectropomus leopardus isolate mb unplaced genomic scaffold, YSFRI_Pleo_2.0 unplaced_scaffold29190, whole genome shotgun sequence, the genomic stretch GATATTATTGTCTATTTTGAGGCCATTTTATGTAAGTACACCCTTTCAAAGAGCGCCTAATTCTTAATAATATTCTGACATTGGAAATGAAACgtcaagaaaatatataatatccTAAATAGAATTAATTCATAACACTGTAAGCTGTATGAGCATAGACCTCATTCAGTCTCATGAACGGCCAAACTGCTAATGCAATCACGACGTATTTCTTCTTCTGGTAATCTTTCAATGCGATCAATCACTTTAACTGGAACATATGTGGAACTTACGGACATCTGGTAGCCGAATGTGGTATAACAAACTCCGTTTCAAAGATTTACAGGCTATTGCAACTCTAATTGTGCGTTGCTTTCTGTTTTGCAATACGCTTCAACTGCAAGACGATATTTGTTAgatcattgttttggtgtatttggtggatttgttgacaaaaaaataaatagaaaatctCCAGACTTCTCCAGATCTCCAGACCTTTGAAGACGAGCTTGCTAGCCTACCTGTCCTGGATGTTTTTGCGAACGATGAGGAAGTACGATTTGATGAGGCGCTCGATGACCTCACAGTCCCGCTGCTCACGTGACGACAGCTTCCTGGCGACCGGCACAGGCTTGAGGGGAGAAAGAGACGGTATTTTTATCAGCGAAAAGCGCTGTGATCTTCACACTGTAATCCTCATACTGGGGCATGCTGATACTGTTAGATACCACGTCAAGCAGGTTGACGGCTCCTTTCAGGGGGCTGCCGGGTCCGGAGCCGGGGgcttcctctcctttcttcaGCATCCCCCTCCAGTTTCCTGTGCCGTCCTGCTCCCCCTGTGGCCCTGCAGTTGGGGCCTGAGGAGCTACgcacatgtttaaaataaatgaagataAACTGTCATTAGGCCACCACCTGATGGACAGCACCTCCTCTTGTCAGTAGGGTTCACAAAGAGACGATGGTTAGGGAACGCAGCATAAAACTCTTTGACCGCTTCATATGCAAGAGTACAAACAGGCATGTACACACAGAGATTATTAGGAACTTAAAGcttaatattcaaaataaagaaagtagAAGTGAATTGAACTAAAGCATCACAGCAGATGcagtaaaacttaaaaagaaacaagactGACAGTCCTCGGCCATGCTAGCG encodes the following:
- the LOC121938334 gene encoding dynamin-1-like protein; translated protein: MCVAPQAPTAGPQGEQDGTGNWRGMLKKGEEAPGSGPGSPLKGAVNLLDVPVPVARKLSSREQRDCEVIERLIKSYFLIVRKNIQD